In Streptomyces sp. NBC_00433, a single genomic region encodes these proteins:
- the rsgA gene encoding ribosome small subunit-dependent GTPase A — protein sequence MRRYGKNPDEDDIRVRPNSKGTRPRTTIRPKHEDAAEGMVLTVDRGRLTVLVGDREVTAMKARELGRKSAVVGDRVAVVGDLSGAKDTLARIVRVEERGSVLRRTADDDDPFERVVVANADQLAIVTALADPEPRPRMIDRCLVAAYDAGLDPLLVLTKSDLAPAEPLLETYGTLDLAYVVTNREDFLTGGVDQIRERLAGRVTAFVGHSGVGKTTLVNALVERQRTTGVVNAVTGRGRHTTTSALALPLPGDGPDGAAGWVIDTPGVRSFGLHHIDPSRVLHAFPDLEPGTEECPRGCSHDEKECALDAWVAAGHAEPARLDSLRRLLATRERREGD from the coding sequence TTGCGTCGCTACGGCAAGAACCCGGACGAGGACGACATCAGGGTCCGCCCCAACAGCAAGGGCACCCGCCCGCGTACGACCATCAGGCCCAAGCACGAGGACGCGGCCGAGGGCATGGTGCTCACCGTGGACCGCGGCCGGCTGACCGTGCTGGTCGGGGACCGCGAGGTCACCGCGATGAAGGCCCGCGAGCTGGGCCGCAAGTCCGCGGTCGTCGGCGACCGGGTCGCGGTGGTCGGCGACCTGTCGGGGGCCAAGGACACGCTGGCCCGGATAGTCAGGGTCGAGGAGCGCGGGTCGGTGCTGCGGCGGACCGCGGACGACGACGACCCGTTCGAGCGGGTGGTCGTCGCCAACGCCGACCAGCTGGCCATCGTCACCGCGCTCGCCGACCCCGAACCGCGCCCCCGGATGATCGACCGCTGCCTGGTGGCGGCCTACGACGCCGGCCTCGACCCGCTGCTGGTGCTCACCAAGTCCGACCTGGCGCCGGCAGAACCGCTGCTCGAGACCTACGGCACGCTCGACCTGGCCTATGTGGTCACCAACCGGGAGGACTTCCTGACCGGCGGCGTCGACCAGATCCGCGAGCGGCTCGCGGGCCGGGTCACCGCCTTCGTCGGCCACAGCGGCGTCGGCAAGACCACCCTGGTCAACGCGCTGGTGGAGCGTCAGCGGACCACCGGCGTGGTCAACGCGGTGACCGGCCGCGGCCGGCACACCACCACTTCGGCCCTCGCGCTGCCGCTGCCGGGCGACGGCCCCGACGGCGCGGCCGGCTGGGTGATCGACACCCCCGGCGTGCGCTCCTTCGGGCTGCACCACATCGACCCGTCCCGGGTCCTGCACGCCTTCCCCGACCTGGAGCCCGGCACCGAGGAGTGCCCGCGCGGCTGCTCGCACGACGAGAAGGAGTGCGCGCTGGACGCCTGGGTAGCCGCCGGTCATGCGGAGCCCGCGAGGCTGGACTCGCTGCGCCGGCTGCTCGCCACCCGCGAGCGGCGCGAGGGCGACTGA
- a CDS encoding multidrug efflux SMR transporter has translation MPWLLVVVAGLFETGFAVCLKLSHGFSRLWPTVAFCVFALGSFGLLTLSLKKLDVGPAYAVWTGIGAAGTAIYGMAFLGDLVSTLKLVSISLVVVGVIGLQISGSSH, from the coding sequence ATGCCCTGGCTCCTGGTGGTGGTCGCGGGTCTCTTCGAGACCGGCTTCGCGGTCTGCCTCAAGCTGTCGCACGGCTTCAGCCGGCTGTGGCCCACCGTCGCCTTCTGCGTCTTCGCCCTCGGCTCCTTCGGCCTGCTGACCCTGTCGCTCAAGAAGCTCGACGTCGGCCCTGCGTATGCCGTGTGGACCGGCATCGGCGCGGCGGGCACCGCGATCTACGGCATGGCCTTCCTCGGCGACCTGGTCTCCACGCTCAAGCTCGTCTCGATCTCGCTGGTCGTGGTGGGCGTCATCGGCCTGCAGATCTCCGGCTCCTCGCACTGA
- a CDS encoding TetR/AcrR family transcriptional regulator, protein MPTVRDALMDAAFAALGERPWEAVRMAEVAAAAGVSRQTLYNEFSSKDGLARALARREADGFLAGVDRALAAARHSGADAGECFAAAAAWTLRSARRSPLIRSALTDSPPPRPPFAEHPERPGDPEKPENPPPAAPHLADAVHARAVRALVRGYPRLRPDDVAWACEAALRLTLSYVIAPGADEQESCLRIAQLIRGLLAWPAGPAGTG, encoded by the coding sequence ATGCCTACCGTGCGAGACGCACTCATGGACGCCGCTTTCGCCGCGCTCGGCGAGCGGCCCTGGGAAGCGGTCAGGATGGCCGAGGTCGCGGCGGCCGCCGGGGTGTCGCGGCAGACCCTCTACAACGAGTTCAGCAGCAAGGACGGCCTGGCCCGAGCACTGGCCCGGCGGGAGGCGGACGGCTTCCTGGCCGGTGTCGACCGCGCACTGGCCGCCGCCCGCCACTCGGGCGCCGACGCGGGGGAGTGCTTCGCGGCGGCCGCGGCCTGGACGCTGCGGTCCGCCCGCCGCAGCCCGCTGATCCGCTCGGCTCTCACCGACTCCCCGCCGCCCCGGCCGCCTTTCGCCGAGCACCCGGAGCGGCCCGGAGATCCGGAGAAGCCCGAGAACCCTCCCCCAGCCGCCCCGCACCTGGCCGACGCCGTCCACGCCCGTGCGGTCCGCGCGCTGGTCCGCGGCTACCCGCGGCTGCGCCCCGACGACGTCGCCTGGGCCTGCGAGGCGGCGCTGCGGCTCACCCTGTCGTACGTGATCGCGCCGGGCGCCGACGAGCAGGAGTCGTGCCTGCGGATCGCCCAGCTCATCCGCGGCCTGCTGGCCTGGCCGGCGGGACCGGCGGGAACTGGCTGA
- the hisN gene encoding histidinol-phosphatase, giving the protein MPDFNDDLRLAHVLADAADAATMARFKALDLKVETKPDLTPVTEADREAEELIRGQLGRARPRDAVLGEEYGSHGNGPRRWIVDPIDGTKNYVRGVPVWATLIALVVRGEQGDEGVVGVVSAPALGRRWWAAKGTGAYTGRSLSSATRLHVSRVGRLEDASFAYSSLSGWEEQGRLDGFLHLSRNCWRTRGYGDFWPYMMVAEGSVDICAEPELSLWDMAANDVIVREAGGRFTSLDGVAGPFGSNAAASNGLLHEDLLGYLGG; this is encoded by the coding sequence ATGCCCGACTTCAACGACGACCTGCGGCTGGCCCATGTGCTGGCCGACGCCGCCGACGCCGCGACCATGGCGCGCTTCAAGGCGCTCGACCTCAAGGTCGAGACGAAACCGGACCTCACCCCGGTCACCGAGGCGGACAGGGAGGCCGAGGAGCTGATCCGCGGCCAGTTGGGCCGTGCCAGGCCGCGGGACGCGGTGCTCGGCGAGGAGTACGGGAGCCACGGCAACGGACCGCGCCGCTGGATCGTAGACCCGATCGACGGCACCAAGAACTACGTCCGCGGGGTCCCGGTGTGGGCCACGCTGATCGCGCTGGTGGTACGCGGCGAGCAGGGTGACGAGGGCGTCGTCGGCGTGGTGTCGGCGCCCGCGCTGGGCCGCCGCTGGTGGGCGGCGAAGGGCACCGGCGCCTACACCGGGCGCAGCCTGTCGTCGGCGACCCGGCTGCATGTCTCCCGGGTCGGCCGCCTGGAGGACGCGTCCTTCGCGTACTCGTCGCTGAGCGGCTGGGAGGAGCAGGGCCGCCTCGACGGTTTCCTGCACCTGTCGCGCAACTGCTGGCGGACCCGCGGCTACGGCGACTTCTGGCCGTACATGATGGTGGCCGAGGGCTCGGTCGACATCTGCGCCGAGCCCGAGTTGAGCCTGTGGGACATGGCGGCGAACGACGTGATCGTGCGCGAGGCGGGCGGGCGCTTCACCTCGCTGGACGGCGTCGCGGGGCCCTTCGGCAGCAATGCGGCGGCCTCCAACGGGCTGCTGCACGAGGACCTGCTGGGCTATCTCGGCGGTTGA
- a CDS encoding CBS domain-containing protein, which yields MLVRDAMSTVVLTIGPAHTLRQAAQLMSARRVGAAIVLDADTCGLGILTERDVLNAVGAGLSPDQELADAHTTTDVVFAAPQWTLEEAATAMLHGGFRHLIVLDGRDPVGVVSVRDIIRCWAPLKSAIPA from the coding sequence ATGCTGGTCCGCGACGCGATGAGCACAGTGGTGCTCACCATCGGCCCCGCCCACACGCTCCGCCAGGCCGCCCAGTTGATGTCCGCCCGCCGCGTCGGCGCGGCCATCGTCCTCGACGCCGACACCTGCGGCCTCGGCATTCTGACCGAGCGCGACGTACTGAACGCCGTCGGCGCGGGCCTCAGCCCCGACCAGGAGCTGGCCGACGCCCACACCACCACCGACGTGGTCTTCGCCGCCCCCCAGTGGACCCTGGAGGAGGCGGCCACCGCGATGCTGCACGGCGGCTTCCGCCATCTGATCGTCCTCGACGGCCGCGATCCGGTCGGCGTGGTCTCGGTGCGCGACATCATCCGCTGCTGGGCGCCGCTGAAGTCGGCGATCCCGGCCTAG
- a CDS encoding transcriptional repressor: MSDLLERLRERGWRLTAQRRVVAEVLDGEHVHLTADEVHARAIARLPEISRATVYNTLGEMVTIGEVTEVATDGRAKRYDPNAHHPHQHLICTHCGTVRDVHPEGDPLAALPAAERFGFTVATAEVTYRGLCPDCS, translated from the coding sequence ATGAGTGACCTGCTGGAACGACTGCGCGAACGCGGCTGGCGGCTGACCGCCCAGCGGCGGGTCGTCGCCGAGGTCCTCGACGGCGAGCACGTCCATCTCACCGCCGACGAGGTGCACGCCCGCGCCATAGCGCGGCTGCCGGAGATCTCCCGCGCCACCGTCTACAACACGCTGGGCGAGATGGTGACGATCGGCGAGGTCACCGAGGTCGCCACGGACGGCCGCGCCAAGCGCTACGACCCCAACGCCCACCACCCCCACCAGCACCTGATCTGCACGCACTGCGGCACCGTCCGCGACGTCCACCCGGAGGGCGACCCCCTCGCCGCGCTCCCGGCCGCGGAACGCTTCGGCTTCACGGTCGCCACGGCCGAGGTCACCTACCGGGGGCTCTGCCCGGACTGCTCCTAG